Proteins found in one Amycolatopsis aidingensis genomic segment:
- a CDS encoding YceI family protein, whose translation MDERTYLMNDPKIEIPAVGDYRIDPERSAVSFTTRHIFGLAAVRGTFRLREGQIHVADPVSGSTVRASIAAGSFDTGLSARDVTVRSAQYLDTEKHPDITFAADRAERVEGRWVLPGSLTVLGRAREIQVPVEEVRQEGSLLRARASARVDRYEFGITAMKGMTGRYLDLRLEIIAGRAG comes from the coding sequence ATGGACGAAAGGACGTACCTCATGAACGACCCGAAGATCGAGATACCCGCCGTGGGTGACTACCGGATCGACCCGGAGCGCTCCGCGGTCTCGTTCACCACCCGGCATATATTCGGCCTCGCCGCGGTGCGGGGCACCTTCCGGCTCCGCGAAGGGCAGATCCACGTCGCCGACCCGGTGTCCGGGTCCACCGTGCGGGCGAGCATCGCTGCGGGCAGCTTCGACACCGGGCTGTCCGCGCGGGATGTCACGGTGCGTTCGGCCCAGTACCTGGACACCGAGAAACATCCGGACATCACCTTCGCCGCGGACCGGGCGGAGCGGGTGGAAGGACGCTGGGTGCTGCCCGGGTCGCTGACCGTGCTGGGCCGCGCCCGCGAGATCCAGGTGCCGGTGGAGGAGGTACGCCAGGAAGGGTCGTTGCTGCGCGCGCGGGCCTCGGCCAGGGTGGATCGCTACGAGTTCGGCATCACCGCGATGAAGGGGATGACCGGGCGCTACCTGGACCTGCGGCTGGAAATTATCGCCGGGCGGGCTGGCTGA
- a CDS encoding DUF6745 domain-containing protein: protein MSGLRGRKARSRAVPADVAAKIELWWRAVALRAEWQRHILRTGPADRKATEEAIAGLYALLGEPRPRFVWVDSPAAAMRLLPPPPTLRLGGPWPVESRIATLASTLRRRLDWYTGGHREPWMNTAGPPADPLSALRSGTTIQSLVDEGIGDVLRRVARESVAGVLRAELPERLGLVWYGQHEADLVARYEASRLLHGNPLPAADAEQLELWATIARSGGWWWPRGDRCVIAERPAAVHTEPLPGTAYDEVRLHHADGPSVVFPDGWAVHAWHGTWVPSWVIEAPTVRRITSERNAEVRRCAIERIGWQAFIDRAGLTLIGRTADPGNPGCDLSLYDLPRHRGVTPARLLHVVNGSVERDGTRRQYGLHVPPWFDDPIDAAGWSYGLSGAQYSLLRRRT from the coding sequence TTGAGCGGGCTGCGCGGGCGAAAGGCCCGCTCTCGTGCCGTCCCGGCGGATGTTGCCGCGAAAATCGAGCTCTGGTGGCGTGCGGTCGCACTGCGGGCCGAGTGGCAGCGCCACATTCTTCGTACCGGACCGGCCGACCGGAAGGCGACCGAGGAGGCCATAGCGGGCCTGTACGCGTTGCTCGGCGAGCCTCGCCCGAGGTTCGTATGGGTGGATTCGCCCGCCGCGGCCATGCGATTGCTCCCGCCGCCGCCCACCCTCCGGCTGGGCGGTCCGTGGCCGGTGGAAAGCCGGATCGCGACCCTGGCGTCCACTCTGCGCAGACGGTTGGACTGGTACACCGGAGGCCACAGGGAACCGTGGATGAACACCGCCGGTCCGCCCGCCGATCCGTTGTCCGCCCTGCGTTCCGGTACCACCATTCAGTCTCTTGTGGACGAAGGAATCGGCGACGTACTGCGGCGGGTAGCCAGGGAATCGGTGGCCGGAGTGCTCCGGGCAGAGCTGCCCGAGCGGCTCGGTCTGGTCTGGTACGGCCAGCATGAAGCCGACTTGGTGGCGCGGTACGAGGCGAGCCGCCTCCTGCACGGCAATCCGCTGCCTGCGGCGGATGCTGAGCAACTGGAGCTGTGGGCCACCATCGCGCGTTCCGGCGGCTGGTGGTGGCCACGCGGGGACAGGTGTGTCATCGCCGAACGCCCGGCGGCGGTCCACACCGAACCGCTGCCCGGCACCGCCTACGACGAGGTGCGGTTGCACCACGCCGATGGCCCATCCGTGGTCTTCCCGGACGGCTGGGCCGTACATGCCTGGCACGGCACCTGGGTGCCGTCCTGGGTGATCGAGGCGCCGACCGTGCGGCGGATCACCTCGGAACGTAACGCCGAGGTGCGCCGCTGCGCGATCGAGCGCATCGGCTGGCAGGCCTTCATCGACCGGGCGGGCCTGACGCTCATCGGAAGGACCGCCGACCCCGGTAACCCTGGCTGCGACTTGAGTCTCTATGACCTGCCCCGCCACCGGGGAGTCACCCCGGCCCGCCTGCTGCACGTAGTGAACGGCTCGGTCGAGCGAGACGGCACCCGCCGTCAGTACGGGCTGCATGTGCCGCCCTGGTTCGACGACCCGATCGACGCGGCCGGCTGGTCCTATGGGCTCAGTGGAGCCCAGTACTCCCTGCTGCGCCGCCGTACCTGA
- a CDS encoding HNH endonuclease signature motif containing protein, translated as MTRTFGIDTSRMSEEELLTALGDLEQQRRALYARELAVLAELDGRDTANQQGYRDLPTLTREILRLNPYDARQRVAHARAVVRRYGPGGIPLEPDLPEVGAAAAEGVIGPEHIETIRATITRFPQPVSLPDREHAEALLTKAAREYEPHTITTLGREILARLDQDGTPPTEDELARPERALDWRETRGGRLRGTFDLDAETAALLTGLIEPRAKPSGTKEEPDRRSKFQRQGDAFADVLRVAAGCPEEGPTEAGEPFTVMVSITLEDLKHGTGYGLLHGQESYSAAQIRRMACDAYVVSAVLGSKGEILDIGQRTRAVPLAIRRALILRDRGCAFPGCRKKPKQCDAHHVIYWANGGPTALHNLTLLCWYHHNLIHHTDWQVRMRNGLPEFIPPAFLDPERRPRRNLLHRQGKGAE; from the coding sequence GTGACCAGGACTTTCGGCATCGACACCTCCCGCATGAGCGAGGAGGAACTCCTGACCGCGCTGGGCGACCTCGAACAGCAGCGGCGGGCTCTGTATGCCCGGGAGCTGGCGGTCCTGGCCGAACTCGACGGCCGCGACACCGCGAACCAGCAGGGCTACCGCGACCTGCCGACGTTGACGCGGGAGATCCTGCGGCTCAACCCGTATGACGCCCGCCAGCGCGTGGCCCACGCGCGGGCGGTGGTGCGGCGCTACGGACCCGGTGGGATACCGCTGGAGCCCGACCTGCCCGAGGTCGGTGCCGCCGCGGCCGAGGGCGTGATCGGGCCGGAACACATCGAGACCATCCGCGCCACCATCACCCGCTTCCCCCAGCCGGTCAGCCTGCCCGACCGGGAACACGCCGAAGCGCTGCTGACCAAGGCCGCGCGGGAGTACGAACCCCACACCATCACCACCCTGGGCCGGGAAATCCTGGCCCGGCTGGACCAGGACGGCACCCCACCCACCGAAGACGAACTCGCCCGGCCGGAACGCGCCCTGGACTGGCGCGAAACCCGCGGCGGACGACTCCGCGGCACCTTCGACCTCGACGCCGAAACCGCCGCCTTGTTGACCGGGCTGATCGAACCGAGGGCGAAACCCTCCGGCACGAAAGAGGAGCCGGATCGGCGGAGCAAGTTCCAGCGCCAGGGGGACGCGTTCGCCGACGTGCTGCGGGTGGCGGCGGGGTGTCCGGAGGAGGGGCCGACCGAGGCGGGGGAACCCTTCACCGTCATGGTGTCCATCACCCTGGAGGATTTGAAGCACGGCACGGGGTACGGGCTGCTGCATGGGCAGGAGTCCTACTCCGCCGCGCAGATCCGGCGGATGGCCTGCGACGCGTATGTCGTGTCCGCCGTCCTCGGCAGCAAAGGCGAGATCCTCGACATCGGACAACGCACCCGCGCGGTACCCCTCGCCATCCGGCGCGCACTGATCCTGCGGGATCGCGGATGCGCTTTCCCGGGATGCCGGAAAAAACCCAAACAATGCGACGCGCATCACGTGATTTATTGGGCTAATGGGGGACCAACAGCCCTGCACAACCTCACACTCCTCTGTTGGTACCACCACAACCTCATCCACCACACCGACTGGCAAGTCAGAATGCGCAACGGACTACCCGAGTTCATCCCACCCGCGTTTCTGGACCCGGAGCGAAGACCCAGGCGCAACCTCCTCCACCGCCAAGGAAAGGGGGCCGAGTAG
- a CDS encoding TOPRIM nucleotidyl transferase/hydrolase domain-containing protein, whose product MNPGEGDRAAILVEGPSDRRAIETLARLRGRDLRAEGVVVVPMGGVTNIGHFLERLGPRGRGLRLAGMCDAAEEHHVRRALERTGYGAALSRAEMARLGFHVCVVDLEDELIRALGTDRVERTLAAEGELASFRVLQKQPAQRDRELGRQLRRFLGCRSGRKARYAGLLVEALDPARPPEPLERVLAQV is encoded by the coding sequence GTGAACCCCGGCGAAGGTGACCGGGCCGCCATCCTGGTCGAGGGCCCGAGTGACCGCCGCGCGATCGAGACCCTGGCCCGGTTGCGCGGCAGGGACCTGCGGGCTGAGGGGGTGGTGGTCGTGCCGATGGGCGGTGTGACCAACATCGGTCACTTCCTGGAACGGCTCGGCCCACGGGGACGTGGCCTGCGGCTGGCCGGGATGTGCGACGCCGCCGAAGAACACCACGTCCGGCGTGCACTGGAACGCACCGGATACGGCGCCGCACTGTCCAGGGCGGAGATGGCGAGGCTCGGCTTCCACGTCTGCGTGGTGGATCTGGAGGACGAGCTGATTCGCGCGCTGGGAACGGATCGGGTCGAGCGCACGCTCGCGGCGGAGGGCGAGCTGGCTTCCTTCCGCGTGCTGCAGAAGCAGCCCGCCCAGCGTGATCGTGAGCTCGGCAGGCAACTGCGCCGGTTCCTCGGTTGCCGTTCCGGCCGGAAGGCCCGGTATGCGGGGTTACTCGTGGAGGCACTGGACCCGGCGCGGCCGCCCGAACCGCTGGAGCGTGTGCTCGCCCAGGTCTGA
- a CDS encoding sensor histidine kinase, which yields MYRNPVCRRWEPLVLAAAGLLTAATAYGEYAGGSRGWALGADLAAGLVACGLLPLVLRRPVHGALALAALAALVPTATPVSTIGTLQVARSRPFPVAAAVAGAGACAHVLRGLWQPLGGLSFGWWLVLVLLGHAALLGWGALAAARGALIDTLQERARRAETEQGRRVAEARAAERARIAREMHDVLAHRLSLLATYAGALEYRPDHPPERLAHAAGVVRTGVHQALDELREVITVLREDTGGDGTGRPVPGISDLPELVEESRATGTPVELRDGLADPAALPGPTGRTAYRILQEALTNARKHAPGLPVSITLDGSAGDQLLIEVSNPLPGAAGPPAVPGTGTGLVGLTERVRLAGGQLDQLARSGEFRLHARLPWPA from the coding sequence GTGTACAGGAATCCGGTCTGCCGACGGTGGGAACCGCTGGTGCTCGCCGCGGCGGGCCTGCTCACCGCGGCGACCGCGTACGGCGAGTACGCCGGGGGCAGCCGTGGCTGGGCGCTCGGCGCCGACCTCGCCGCCGGGTTGGTGGCCTGCGGGTTGCTGCCGCTGGTGCTGCGCAGGCCGGTCCACGGCGCGCTCGCGCTGGCGGCGCTGGCCGCACTGGTGCCGACCGCGACACCCGTCTCCACCATCGGCACCCTTCAGGTCGCCCGCAGCCGACCGTTCCCGGTGGCGGCGGCGGTGGCCGGGGCCGGGGCCTGCGCGCATGTCCTGCGTGGCCTGTGGCAGCCGCTGGGCGGGCTGTCCTTTGGCTGGTGGCTGGTGCTGGTGCTGCTCGGGCACGCCGCCCTGCTCGGCTGGGGCGCGCTGGCCGCGGCCCGCGGGGCGCTGATCGACACGCTGCAGGAACGTGCCCGGCGGGCCGAGACCGAGCAGGGCCGCCGGGTTGCCGAGGCCAGGGCGGCGGAACGGGCACGGATCGCAAGGGAAATGCACGATGTGCTCGCCCACCGGCTGTCCCTGCTGGCCACTTACGCGGGTGCGCTGGAGTACCGGCCGGATCATCCACCCGAGCGGCTCGCGCACGCCGCCGGGGTAGTCCGCACCGGCGTGCATCAGGCCCTGGACGAGCTCAGGGAGGTGATCACCGTGCTGCGCGAGGACACCGGGGGCGACGGCACCGGACGGCCGGTGCCCGGAATATCCGATCTGCCCGAGCTGGTCGAGGAGTCCAGGGCCACCGGCACCCCGGTCGAGCTGCGGGACGGCCTCGCCGATCCGGCCGCGCTGCCCGGCCCGACCGGGCGCACCGCCTACCGCATCCTGCAGGAAGCGCTGACCAACGCCCGTAAGCACGCCCCCGGCCTGCCGGTCAGCATCACGCTGGACGGCAGCGCGGGAGATCAGCTGCTGATCGAGGTGTCCAACCCGCTGCCCGGCGCCGCCGGCCCGCCTGCGGTCCCCGGCACCGGAACCGGACTGGTCGGGCTAACCGAGCGGGTG